A stretch of Metabacillus sp. FJAT-52054 DNA encodes these proteins:
- a CDS encoding arylamine N-acetyltransferase, giving the protein MNLQSSFFKRIGLKDKGSIQFQDLETILTAFAHHIPFENLGILQNRSIPLNAESLFEKIIEQNQGGVCYELNPLLYYFLLENHFDVQLVQGTVFNHAIQNWSLSGTHAAVLIRTEDGSYILDAGFGTNVAQKPIPMNGEIIESSAGQFRVIEKKTREGSHLLEMKLAENDGWKTGYAFNPDRVLNLAGLQNMQTKIHEHPDSPFNKKPLAAMRTEAGFKTLSESSFSVTEGGHTEKNGISAEEFTEIAEREFGLH; this is encoded by the coding sequence ATGAATCTTCAATCATCATTTTTTAAAAGAATTGGCCTCAAAGACAAAGGAAGCATTCAATTTCAAGACCTGGAAACTATTTTAACCGCCTTTGCCCATCACATTCCATTCGAAAACCTGGGGATCCTGCAGAACAGAAGCATTCCGCTCAATGCTGAATCCCTTTTCGAAAAAATCATTGAGCAGAACCAGGGCGGCGTCTGCTATGAATTAAATCCGCTTCTGTACTATTTTTTACTGGAGAATCATTTTGATGTACAGCTTGTCCAGGGAACCGTATTCAACCATGCCATACAGAATTGGAGCCTGAGCGGCACCCATGCTGCTGTCTTAATCCGCACAGAAGACGGCTCCTATATTCTCGACGCTGGATTCGGAACAAATGTCGCTCAAAAGCCGATCCCGATGAATGGCGAAATCATCGAATCATCGGCAGGCCAATTTCGGGTCATAGAAAAAAAGACGCGCGAAGGCAGCCATCTGCTTGAAATGAAGCTTGCAGAGAATGACGGTTGGAAAACAGGCTACGCTTTTAACCCGGACAGGGTGTTGAACCTGGCTGGTTTGCAAAACATGCAGACAAAAATCCATGAGCATCCCGACTCCCCGTTTAATAAGAAGCCGCTTGCTGCAATGCGGACAGAAGCTGGATTTAAAACGTTATCTGAGTCATCCTTTTCGGTAACAGAGGGCGGTCATACAGAGAAGAACGGGATTTCTGCTGAGGAATTTACAGAGATTGCAGAGAGAGAGTTTGGTTTGCACTGA
- the speB gene encoding agmatinase codes for MKFDEAYSGNVFIKSHPSYEESEAVIYGMPMDWTVSYRPGSRFGPSRIREVSIGLEEYSAYLDRELEEVKYFDAGDIPLPFGNPQRSIDMIEEYIDGLMAADKFPLGMGGEHLVSWPVMKAVAKKYPDLAIIHMDAHTDLREEYEGEPLSHSTPIRKIAEHIGPENVYSFGIRSGMKEEFQWAKEAGMHISKFEVLEPLKEILPKLAGRPVYVTIDIDVLDPAHAPGTGTVDAGGITSKELLASIHEIARSEVKVVGADLVEVAPIYDPSEQTANTASKLIREMILGWVQKR; via the coding sequence ATGAAATTTGATGAAGCTTATTCAGGTAACGTATTTATTAAAAGCCATCCGTCTTATGAGGAAAGCGAGGCGGTTATTTACGGCATGCCAATGGACTGGACCGTGAGCTACCGTCCGGGATCAAGATTCGGCCCGTCCCGCATCCGCGAAGTGTCCATCGGCCTCGAGGAGTACAGCGCCTATTTAGACCGTGAGCTGGAAGAGGTTAAATACTTTGACGCCGGCGACATCCCTTTGCCGTTCGGCAACCCGCAGCGCAGCATTGACATGATTGAGGAGTACATCGACGGGCTTATGGCAGCGGACAAGTTCCCGCTTGGCATGGGCGGAGAGCATCTTGTATCCTGGCCGGTCATGAAAGCTGTCGCGAAGAAATATCCCGATCTCGCAATCATCCATATGGATGCCCATACGGACCTTCGTGAGGAATACGAGGGAGAGCCGCTCTCCCATTCCACACCGATCCGCAAAATTGCCGAACACATCGGACCTGAAAATGTATACTCTTTCGGAATCCGTTCCGGAATGAAGGAAGAATTCCAATGGGCAAAGGAAGCAGGCATGCACATCTCGAAATTCGAAGTGCTCGAGCCTCTGAAAGAAATTTTGCCGAAGCTTGCCGGACGTCCGGTATACGTAACGATCGACATTGACGTATTGGATCCTGCTCACGCTCCTGGAACGGGAACCGTAGACGCAGGCGGCATTACATCTAAGGAATTGCTTGCGTCCATCCACGAAATCGCCCGTTCTGAAGTGAAAGTGGTTGGAGCAGACCTTGTAGAAGTTGCACCAATCTACGATCCATCCGAGCAAACAGCGAACACCGCGAGCAAGCTGATTCGCGAAATGATTTTGGGCTGGGTTCAAAAACGATAG
- a CDS encoding transglycosylase domain-containing protein, giving the protein MNVIHPSRIRRTIKLVRALFFIGLMLLALMSIAAGMVLLTAKLQGPPSLNVPQSTILFASDHSKLGETHYGEKRYWTNLEDISPYAVKATLSIEDRHYFEHHGFDFKRIAGAALADLKAMAKIQGASTITQQYARNLYLSHDKTWTRKLTEAFYTVRLEVNYSKDEILEGYLNTIYYGHGAYGIEAASKTYFGKSAKELTLAEASMLAGIPKGPSQYSPFLNEKRAKERQKLILSSLVSAGAIKREQAASAEREPLIYAGPKPEEEAKTDAPYFYDQALKETARLLGVEQGALSTRGLKIYTTLDPVLQQKAEKQVKDVIDPDSAIQTGLISIDPKTGAVRALAGGRDYDKSPFNRVTQAFRQPGSTIKPFLYYAAIQNGFTPSTLMVSKPTVFEYDSGKSTYKPSNYNDYYANGPITLAQAIALSDNIYAVKTHLFIGPEKLAETARAAGITSKLPELPSLALGTAPARLEEMVNAYGILANGGKRIRPVYVTRIEDATGNVLYEGKPAAGKQVLDEKAAFVTTQLMTGMFDTKLNAYTSVTGDKITKNLTRTYAGKSGSTQTDSWMIGYSPDLVTGVWTGYDRDKALEQVEERSYAKKIWAGFMEDALRGKPLKEFKPPEGVTGVYINPENGKLAGPGCPVKRFVYYLAGTEPTEMCIEHLEHRHEPAKKQEKQKESFWKKLKFWD; this is encoded by the coding sequence ATGAACGTGATCCATCCTTCAAGAATACGCCGGACAATTAAACTGGTTCGCGCTTTATTTTTCATTGGCTTGATGCTGCTCGCATTGATGTCCATAGCCGCGGGCATGGTTCTGCTTACAGCCAAGCTGCAGGGGCCTCCGTCTTTAAACGTACCACAGTCAACCATTCTATTTGCAAGCGATCATTCAAAATTGGGAGAAACGCATTATGGGGAAAAACGCTATTGGACGAACCTTGAGGATATCTCCCCGTATGCGGTTAAGGCCACTTTGTCTATAGAGGACCGCCACTATTTCGAGCATCACGGATTTGATTTCAAACGGATTGCCGGAGCGGCTTTAGCCGACCTGAAAGCAATGGCCAAAATTCAGGGTGCCAGTACCATTACCCAGCAGTATGCCCGGAATCTTTATTTAAGCCATGACAAAACCTGGACGAGGAAGCTGACGGAAGCTTTTTATACGGTCCGCCTTGAAGTGAACTACAGCAAGGATGAAATTCTGGAAGGCTATTTAAATACCATTTATTACGGGCATGGAGCCTACGGCATTGAAGCGGCTTCGAAGACATATTTCGGGAAAAGCGCGAAAGAATTGACACTTGCCGAAGCGAGCATGCTTGCAGGGATCCCTAAAGGACCAAGCCAATACTCTCCTTTCTTAAATGAAAAAAGAGCAAAGGAGCGGCAGAAGCTGATCTTAAGCTCACTTGTCAGTGCAGGGGCCATAAAACGGGAGCAGGCAGCCTCAGCAGAGCGCGAACCCCTTATTTATGCAGGGCCGAAACCTGAAGAGGAAGCGAAAACGGATGCTCCCTACTTTTATGATCAGGCATTGAAAGAAACGGCCAGGCTGCTTGGTGTAGAACAGGGAGCCCTCTCGACCCGCGGATTGAAAATCTATACGACGCTCGATCCTGTGCTTCAGCAAAAAGCTGAGAAACAGGTAAAGGATGTCATTGATCCCGATTCCGCTATCCAGACAGGGCTGATTTCCATCGATCCGAAAACCGGAGCAGTACGGGCATTGGCAGGAGGACGGGACTATGATAAGAGTCCATTTAACCGGGTAACACAGGCCTTCAGGCAGCCAGGATCGACAATCAAACCGTTCCTGTACTATGCAGCCATCCAGAACGGTTTTACGCCATCCACCCTGATGGTCAGCAAACCGACTGTCTTTGAATACGATTCGGGAAAATCAACGTATAAACCAAGCAACTACAATGATTACTATGCGAACGGACCCATCACTCTCGCCCAGGCGATCGCCCTCTCCGATAACATCTATGCTGTTAAAACCCATCTGTTTATCGGACCGGAAAAGCTCGCGGAGACTGCGAGAGCGGCCGGAATCACCAGCAAGCTTCCTGAACTGCCATCGCTAGCACTTGGAACGGCACCGGCGAGGCTTGAAGAAATGGTAAATGCTTATGGAATTCTCGCTAATGGGGGGAAAAGAATCAGACCGGTGTATGTAACAAGGATCGAGGATGCTACCGGAAACGTCCTCTATGAAGGAAAACCAGCAGCTGGAAAGCAGGTATTGGATGAAAAAGCAGCCTTCGTGACGACTCAGCTGATGACGGGAATGTTTGATACAAAGCTAAACGCTTATACCTCTGTAACCGGCGATAAAATCACCAAGAATCTGACGCGTACTTACGCGGGCAAATCAGGCTCAACCCAAACAGACAGCTGGATGATCGGCTACAGTCCGGACCTGGTTACTGGTGTATGGACGGGCTATGACCGAGATAAGGCGCTTGAACAGGTTGAAGAGCGCTCCTATGCCAAAAAAATATGGGCAGGTTTTATGGAAGACGCCTTGCGAGGAAAACCGCTTAAGGAGTTCAAGCCTCCTGAAGGCGTTACCGGCGTCTACATTAATCCGGAGAACGGCAAGCTTGCAGGCCCCGGCTGTCCGGTTAAGCGTTTTGTATATTACCTGGCCGGAACTGAGCCAACAGAGATGTGCATAGAACACCTGGAACATAGACATGAGCCTGCTAAGAAGCAAGAGAAGCAAAAGGAAAGCTTCTGGAAGAAATTAAAATTTTGGGATTAG
- a CDS encoding YwhD family protein, with the protein MEEKKKKSIGFNIIKSDPTDGHGGFGVGALSLDNISPVFVDVNEGEAFVDIGAMHARSVVEKGIKFLPNKEDVPDAKPFWLVWVTIDRKPEGPYYAGVTACEMTVNREIRRGYKSLPEHVNKMDKSMKRQIMVEHMDERSKEILAQFLISHDAGMWQRSEAKLKEDLKA; encoded by the coding sequence ATGGAAGAAAAAAAGAAAAAGAGCATAGGCTTTAATATCATCAAAAGTGACCCGACAGACGGGCATGGCGGCTTCGGTGTCGGAGCACTCAGCCTGGATAACATTTCTCCGGTCTTCGTAGACGTAAATGAAGGGGAAGCATTTGTCGATATCGGCGCGATGCATGCCCGCAGTGTAGTTGAAAAGGGCATTAAATTCCTTCCGAATAAAGAGGATGTGCCGGATGCAAAACCATTCTGGCTCGTCTGGGTAACCATCGACCGCAAGCCTGAAGGACCATACTACGCTGGTGTGACCGCCTGTGAGATGACGGTCAACCGGGAAATTAGAAGAGGCTATAAATCCTTACCGGAGCATGTGAATAAAATGGATAAATCCATGAAACGGCAGATTATGGTCGAGCATATGGATGAGAGGTCCAAAGAGATTCTTGCCCAATTCCTCATCTCCCACGATGCCGGAATGTGGCAGCGTTCAGAGGCGAAGCTGAAGGAAGATTTGAAGGCTTAA
- the speE gene encoding spermidine synthase: MSELWYTEKQTDSFGITMKIKRTLHTEQTEFQHLEMVETEEFGNMLYLDGMVMTSQKDEFVYHEMVAHVPLFTHPNPENVLVVGGGDGGVIREILKHPSVKKATLVDIDGKVIEYSKKYLPEIAGKLDDPRVDVKVGDGFLHIAESENEYDVIMVDSTEPVGPAVNLFTKGFYAGISRALKEDGIFVAQSDNPWFTPDLIRNVQRDVREIFPITNLYIANIPTYPSGMWTFTIGSKKYNPLEVPEDRFHEIDTKYYTKELHKAAFVLPKFVQDLTK, from the coding sequence ATGTCCGAACTTTGGTATACAGAGAAGCAGACTGACAGCTTTGGAATCACGATGAAAATTAAGCGCACTTTACATACAGAACAAACGGAATTTCAGCACCTGGAAATGGTAGAAACCGAGGAGTTCGGAAACATGCTGTACTTGGACGGCATGGTCATGACGTCTCAAAAGGATGAGTTTGTTTACCACGAAATGGTTGCGCACGTTCCTCTTTTCACTCACCCGAATCCTGAGAACGTTCTTGTAGTAGGCGGCGGAGACGGCGGAGTCATCCGTGAAATTCTGAAGCACCCGAGCGTGAAGAAAGCAACGCTTGTTGATATTGATGGAAAAGTAATCGAGTACTCTAAAAAATATTTGCCGGAAATCGCCGGGAAGCTTGACGATCCACGCGTAGACGTAAAAGTAGGAGACGGCTTCCTTCATATCGCTGAGAGCGAAAACGAATATGACGTAATTATGGTAGACAGCACAGAGCCTGTTGGACCGGCTGTAAACTTATTTACAAAAGGCTTCTATGCCGGTATTTCAAGAGCACTTAAAGAAGATGGAATTTTCGTCGCTCAATCGGACAACCCTTGGTTCACACCTGATTTGATCCGCAACGTGCAGCGCGACGTTCGCGAAATCTTCCCGATTACGAACCTGTATATTGCAAACATTCCAACGTACCCAAGCGGCATGTGGACATTCACGATCGGATCGAAGAAATACAATCCGCTTGAAGTACCGGAAGACCGTTTCCACGAAATCGATACGAAGTACTATACAAAAGAACTTCATAAAGCAGCATTCGTACTGCCGAAGTTTGTACAGGACTTAACGAAATAA
- a CDS encoding site-2 protease family protein, protein MEDTFSFLAFDLEVLPYVILTLLAAFTVHEFAHAYVAYKFGDPTAKNEGRLTLSPIAHLDPFGTILILIAGFGWARPVPVNRFYFKKPRLAGVLVSVAGPVSNLLMAFLGTAVWSILLVSGTAESFSPQVTDALKNFFDIFVGLNVTLFLFNLLPLPPLDGYRILEDLAPRTWRPRMTQFETYGFIVFIVLFVTPLDQYTVWPFLETGRYLVMNLFYGILNPLF, encoded by the coding sequence GTGGAAGATACATTCAGTTTTTTGGCCTTTGATTTAGAAGTGCTGCCATATGTGATCCTGACCTTGCTGGCTGCATTTACGGTGCATGAATTTGCACATGCCTATGTTGCATATAAATTTGGGGATCCGACAGCGAAAAATGAGGGCAGACTAACCTTATCACCGATTGCACATCTGGACCCTTTTGGAACGATTCTGATCTTGATTGCCGGTTTTGGATGGGCAAGACCTGTTCCGGTTAACCGGTTTTATTTTAAAAAGCCAAGACTTGCAGGCGTGCTTGTCTCCGTTGCAGGACCGGTGAGCAATCTGCTGATGGCCTTTTTAGGCACGGCTGTATGGAGCATCCTCCTCGTATCGGGAACGGCTGAGAGCTTCTCTCCGCAAGTCACGGATGCCTTGAAGAATTTCTTTGATATTTTTGTCGGCTTAAACGTTACATTATTCCTGTTCAACCTGCTTCCGCTGCCTCCGCTAGACGGATACCGGATCCTTGAGGATTTGGCTCCAAGGACATGGAGACCAAGGATGACGCAGTTTGAAACATACGGATTTATTGTATTTATCGTATTATTCGTGACACCTCTCGATCAATACACGGTTTGGCCGTTTCTAGAAACGGGCAGATATTTAGTTATGAACCTTTTTTATGGGATATTAAACCCGCTGTTTTAG
- a CDS encoding DUF1934 family protein: protein MKEQTPVSLYIHSKIRNDGETETIEFRSSGSFYIKDSVPYLTYKEEQEYGTIQTIVKMKPEETIVFRKGAVSMKQRFIKDAETLTHYKTPLGTLQMTTYTSRVAQIINHESAEGKLEIEYELHMGEGQTHLHTLLIDFKEAKS, encoded by the coding sequence ATGAAGGAACAGACACCAGTAAGTCTCTACATTCATTCGAAGATCCGAAATGATGGAGAGACGGAAACAATTGAATTCCGTTCAAGCGGCAGCTTTTACATAAAAGACTCAGTTCCTTATCTTACTTATAAGGAAGAGCAGGAATACGGCACGATTCAGACCATCGTGAAAATGAAGCCGGAGGAAACGATTGTCTTCAGGAAAGGCGCTGTCTCCATGAAGCAGCGTTTTATTAAGGATGCTGAAACGCTCACTCACTACAAAACTCCTCTCGGAACTCTTCAAATGACTACCTATACATCGAGGGTAGCTCAAATCATTAACCATGAATCCGCTGAAGGCAAACTGGAGATTGAATACGAACTGCATATGGGGGAAGGACAAACTCACCTTCACACCCTTTTGATTGATTTTAAGGAGGCCAAGTCATGA
- a CDS encoding 2-hydroxymuconate tautomerase yields the protein MPYITVKMLEGRTEEQKKALVEKVTAAVSETTGASEDKIVVFIEEMTKNHYGVAGKRLSDME from the coding sequence ATGCCGTACATAACCGTAAAAATGCTTGAAGGCCGTACAGAAGAGCAAAAGAAAGCCCTCGTTGAAAAAGTAACAGCCGCTGTATCTGAAACCACTGGAGCATCTGAAGACAAAATCGTCGTTTTCATTGAAGAAATGACGAAAAACCATTACGGTGTTGCCGGAAAACGGTTAAGCGATATGGAATAA